In Bacteroides cellulosilyticus, the genomic stretch GTTTAGGCTGTATGGTGAATGCGGACTCTGTGTATGTGAATGGTGTTTTTGTAGGTACTACTTCCTATCAATATCCGCCGCGCATTTATAAAGTTCCTGCATCGGTGTTGAAAGCGGGAGAGAATCTGGTTACGGTACGTCTTATTAATTCCGGTGGTCGTCCCAGCTTTGTAAAAGGTAAACCCTATTGCATGGCGATAGATGGGGATACGGTTCGCTTGTCCGAGCAATGGAAGTATAGGTTGGGTTGTGAAATGCCTGCCGGAAGAGGAGGTGTATCTTTTCAGAACATTCCGACTGGTATGTATAATTCCATGATTTCTCCTTTGCGGAATCTTACTTTTAAGGGAGCTTTGTGGTATCAGGGCGAATCGAATGCAGGACGTCCGGGTGAATATGAAGCTTTATTGACTGCCATGCTCAAAGATTGGCGGGTGAAATTTGCAGATGAAGACTTGCCATTCTTTATTATGCAGCTACCCAATTTTATGCAGACGCATCAGCAGCCTGTAGAAAGTGGTTGGGCAGGTATGCGTGAAGCACAGCGGCAGGTGACGTTGAAGTTGCCTAATACCTCTTTGGTTGTGGCAATAGACTTAGGAGAGTGGAATGATATTCATCCGCTGAATAAGAAGGAACTGGCAAGGAGGGTAGCGCTTCAGGTCAAGAAGCAGGTATATGGACATAAGGATATAGTTCATAGTGGTCCGCTGTGCACTGCCGCTGCTATTGAGGAAGGAAAGATCATTCTGTCTTTTGAGGCGGGAACGGATGATTTAATGCCTGTAGCTCAACTTAAAGGTTTTGCGCTGGCGGGAACGGACGGACGTTTTAAATGGGCTGAGGCGACCATAGAAGGCAATAAAGTGGTGGTCTGGAGTGAAGGGATAACTCAACCGGTAAAAGTGCGTTATGCTTGGGATGATAATCCGCAGGAGGCCAATTTGAAGAATAAGGCGGGGCTTCCGGCTTCGCCGTTTCAAATGGATGTATCACGATAGTATAAGTCAAACTTAATACTGAAAATACACAAATAAACGTCCTTAGTTTACAAGCGGGTAGACTAAGGGCGTTTGTTTATTTAGACAGACTACAGCATAACTTCCGTGACTCCATAGGGAAACGCTCGTTACATACCGAGGTAAAGAGCGTTACAATACGGGGTAAAGGTCGTTACCTCCTGCAGTAAATGCTTTTACATTGTTGAGTAATTTGTGTGTAAATGCTATGCGTTGATAATTAGGATGTTACTTGTTTAAGTTCTGTAAGCTCAAGTTTCGCAGTTGACAAGGTAACAAGGAAATATACTCCCCCTCATAAACTCGTCAACTGATGCTTTGTCAACTAAGAAGTTAAACTGTATGCGAAACAAGAATCTCTATCTCTTTAAATGTGTTAAATAGCGGTTTTGCGAATAGAGTGAGAGTAAAGTCATTTTTTACACTCTAACAGATAGGTTACATATCTTTTGGAGTACGTTACTATCTTCTTTTTCCTCTTTTTATTTAGCTATTTCAAGTATTTCTTTTCTTGTGCTTTTTCTTTCTGAATAGACCATTTTTAGTAATAAAAACAGCTTGTTTTTATTACTTTTTTATTATTGGTATATCTTTGATATACATAATGTTATGCTTGTGTATGTAATGCCATAAAAAGAAAATGTAACATCAAAAAGAAAGATGTAATGCTATCAAAAAACTGTGTAGCATGATTGTGCTGACTGTTTCGTTTTAGTTGAATACATTTGCTGCCGTAAAGAGGTGTGCTTTAGTGGCAAAGATAGAATGATATGGATGTAATTACTATATTGTAGATGAATTAGACTGTGAATAAATGTAATAATAGCGATATAAATATCAATTGATAATTTTATAATCTTAAATGTGGTTGAATTATGAAATGCAAGTATGATGACAGCTGAGGCTATTACTAATAGCTAATGTAATGAAAGAGAATGTAGTTATTAATATCTTAAACTAATGGTAATGAAAAATGTAACAAAACAAATTCAAAAGATCCCTTGCTTGTTTCTTTTGTTGCTATTAAGTTGCTTGCCAACTTTAGCGCAAAATGGGGTGACTGTAAAAGGAACAGTTCTTGATGGCACTGGTGAGACGGTTATCGGTGCTTCCATCGTTGTAAAAGGAAATAATTCAATAGGTACGATATCAGATATAGATGGAAATTTTACGTTGACTGTTCCTGATGACAAAGTAACTCTTGTAGTTTCATTTATCGGTATGAAATCGCAGGAGGTGAAGATTGCAGGCCAAAAGATGTTGAAAGTCACTTTAGAAGATGACTCACAACAACTGGAAGAGGTGGTTGTGGTAGGTTATGGTCAGCAAAAGAAAGCCAGTGTAGTAGGCGCTATTACGCAAACTACGGGTAAAGTTCTGGAACGTGCAGCCGGTATCAGTGATATTGGTGCGGCGTTGACGGGTAACTTGCCGGGTGTGGTTACTACTTCAGGTACAGGTATGCCTGGTGAAGAAGAACCTAAAATTACGATTCGTGGTGCAAGTTCCTGGAATAATAATGAAGATCCACTTGTGTTGGTTGATGGTATTGAACGTCCGATGAGTTCAGTCGATATCAGTTCAGTGCAGTCTATTTCCGTATTGAAAGACGCGTCTGCAACTGCCGTTTATGGTGTGAAAGGAGCAAATGGCGTAATTCTTGTAACGACCAAACGTGGTACCGAGGGTAGTGCAAAGATTGATGTAGGTTTCAATGCCACTCTGAAGTCTCCTTCCAAACTGCCCAATAAGTACGATTCTTATGATGCTTTGATGTTTCGCAATACGGCTATTGAGCATGAGTTGGCTTTGAGACCTGACTCATGGGAATATATCCGTTCTCAATCGTTCATCAATAACTATCGTAATCAGACCACTATTGAACAGAGAGAACGTTATCCGAATGTAGATTGGCAGAAGGCCTTGTTTAAAGATAACACGATGTCTTACAATGCTAACCTTAATATTAGTGGTGGTACAAAGTTCGTGAAGTAT encodes the following:
- a CDS encoding sialate O-acetylesterase, translated to MKYRFTLLIVLACICSVLAEAKVELPSVLSDGMVLQRERPIKIWGTADPGENVVVTFKKKKYTAVADENGKWLVTLPAMKAGGPYELTVNEVTVKDILIGDVWLCSGQSNMELTVARVADMFGKETATYENSMVRYVKTPYGNDLHGPKEDISQMNWTALNPQVAQSYAALPYFFAIEMYNETKVPVGIINSSWGGSSIEAWMSEDALQAFPKNLRERDIYNSDEYKALMNKAGGMMSRFWNLSLYKGDEGLHAPVKWYEPELNDSDWEEVNMFSYQLGSKDGYPVSGSHWFRQNIRLAAEQADKDAILRLGCMVNADSVYVNGVFVGTTSYQYPPRIYKVPASVLKAGENLVTVRLINSGGRPSFVKGKPYCMAIDGDTVRLSEQWKYRLGCEMPAGRGGVSFQNIPTGMYNSMISPLRNLTFKGALWYQGESNAGRPGEYEALLTAMLKDWRVKFADEDLPFFIMQLPNFMQTHQQPVESGWAGMREAQRQVTLKLPNTSLVVAIDLGEWNDIHPLNKKELARRVALQVKKQVYGHKDIVHSGPLCTAAAIEEGKIILSFEAGTDDLMPVAQLKGFALAGTDGRFKWAEATIEGNKVVVWSEGITQPVKVRYAWDDNPQEANLKNKAGLPASPFQMDVSR